The genomic region ATCCGGCCCCGCCCACGGCGGCCCGCGTCAAAAATCCCCGGCGTGTGATTCGCTTTTGCATAGGTTAATGAAACCGATCTGGACTGAGCGCGCCGATATCGATCTTCGGCGCATGGTCGGACAATATGTCGGCCAGGATCTCTCCGGTGGCGGGTCCCAAGCTGATCCCCATCATGGCGTGTCCCGTCGCGGCGATGAGATTCCGGTAGCGGTCAAAGCGCCCGACATACGGCATGCCGTCGGGAGAACAGGGGCGCAGTCCGCTCCAAACGGGAACGTTCTCGAAGTCGCCCGGCGCGAATCTGGGAAAATATTTTGGAACGGACTCCAAAATCCCATCGACACGCGGCCAGCTGATCGACAGATCGAGGCCCGTGACCTCCATCGTTCCGCCGATCCGCAATCCCGAGAGCATGGGCGTAACCGCCACGCGCGCCTCCATCAGGATCGAGCAGACACGCGGCGTTTGCGGCGGTTTGGGCAGCGTGAGACTATACCCCTTGCCCGCCTGCATCGGAAGCCGTATTCCCAGATCCCGCACCGTCCGCGGCGACCAGGCGCCGCCGGCCAGCACATATTCGTCGGCGGCAACTTCTCCCGCATCGGTCCGCGCGGACACGATGCGTCCGGACGCCGTTCCCCAGCCCGTCACCTCGGCGCCCCACAGAAAGCTCACCCCACCCGCCTCCAGCGCTTTGGTCAAGCGCTCGATAAAGATCTGCGGGGTCAGGTGGCCGTCCTGCGGGAAGTAGACCGAGCCGGCGATGTCCATCGTGATTTCCGGGTCCACCCTGGCGGTCTCCAGCGGCGTCAGGACCTTCGCCTCCATGCCGAGCTTGCAGGCCATCTCCGCCGTATGCGCTTCTTCCTGTAGGGCGCTCTGTGTCTTGCAGAGCATCAGGAGGCCATTCTTTGTGAAACCAAAATCGTCGCCCAGATCCCGCGCCAGTTCTTGATAGCGCGCGCGGCTCGCCAGATGCAGGTCGCGCAGAATGGGCGCGGAGTTTGCCACGTGCGCCGCCGTCGCCGACTTCGCGAAGAGCGCTCCCCAGCGGATCAGGTCGGCGTCCGGCCGAGGCCGAACGTAGAACGGGCTGCGTGGGCGCAGCATCATCTTCGCGCCCAGCGCCACCATGCCCGGCGCCGCCAGGGGAATGAAGTGGCTCGGCACGATCATGCCGGC from Capsulimonas corticalis harbors:
- a CDS encoding NAD(P)/FAD-dependent oxidoreductase, which produces MSTAKEICVVGGGVIGLCTAYYAMKQGHRVTVIERGGPAHDSCSLGNAGMIVPSHFIPLAAPGMVALGAKMMLRPRSPFYVRPRPDADLIRWGALFAKSATAAHVANSAPILRDLHLASRARYQELARDLGDDFGFTKNGLLMLCKTQSALQEEAHTAEMACKLGMEAKVLTPLETARVDPEITMDIAGSVYFPQDGHLTPQIFIERLTKALEAGGVSFLWGAEVTGWGTASGRIVSARTDAGEVAADEYVLAGGAWSPRTVRDLGIRLPMQAGKGYSLTLPKPPQTPRVCSILMEARVAVTPMLSGLRIGGTMEVTGLDLSISWPRVDGILESVPKYFPRFAPGDFENVPVWSGLRPCSPDGMPYVGRFDRYRNLIAATGHAMMGISLGPATGEILADILSDHAPKIDIGALSPDRFH